AGGTTTTTCCATGTGAGGTTCCTTTAGATTAAAAAGAGAGTTTAGCGGATTTGAACGTTGGGGACAAAGGCTTCCTTGTGAGTTGTCTTGTCCACCTGTCGAAAAAGGGTTCGGCGATCTGATGAAGGCCAGGAATTCGATGGGAAAGATCCTTTCGGATGTGTTGGCCCGTTCCCGGACCGACCGATTTTAAATCGTTCTTCGCTCCGGGAACAGCCAACCATTCCCGGATCATGGGGGCGTCCACTTCCAGGTGATACTGAAGTCCATACACGTGACGAGCGAAACGGAAGGCCTGGTTGGCACACAAAGACGAAGAAGCGAGACGGTGAGCTTTTGGGGGCAGATCAAACGTGTCTCCGTGCCAATGGAAAACCCACGGCGATGGCGGGCTCCCGCGGAGGAGGGGATCCCGCTTTCCTTCAGAAGTCAGGTGGATCCGATACCAACCGATTTCCTTCTTTTTTTGTGGATACACCTTTGCCCCAAGAGCGTGGGCAACCAATTGGGCCCCCAGGCAAATCCCTAAAACAGGTTTCCTCGCTTCAATAGCTTTACGAATGTAAGCCACTTCTCGTTTCAAAAAGGGATAACGATTCGATTCGTAGACCCCCATGGGGCCTCCCATCACAAGAAGTCCCGGAAGAGAAGAAAGGGGTGGAAAGGACGGATTTCCTTGTGCGGTATCAATGCAGCGGTAGGGAACTTCTGCCTTTTCCAATGACGTCGCTATCGTCCCCACTCCTTCGTGGGGCACATGGCGAAAAACAATGAGGGGAAATAACGGGTTATTGCGCCGCGTCAAACGCTGGTCCCTTCTCCCATCCGATGGCCCCGACCTTCCCGAGAAAGTAAGGGCCCCCCAGGACGGGCGCCCGGAAGGGGGTCGGTTAATTCTTTGGGGAGGGAAAAATGGGTGTCCTCGTTGCGGACCAAGACTTCTTCCACCACGCCGCCCCGAACTTGAAGAAATGAGATCACCCCCTGAACCAAGTGTTCGGGCGCGGAAGCCCCGGCCGTGACCCCAACACTATTCACCCGCGAAATCCAGGAGGGATCGATTTCACTGGCCCCGTCAATGAGATGGGCGTCGCACCCCGACTGCCGGGCCACGTCCACCAGCCGTTGACTGTTGGAACTGTTTTTCGACCCCACCACCAGAAGCAATTTAATACCGCGACCCAAAAGGTCTTTTACAGCATCTTGCCTGTTTTGGGTGGCGTAACAGATATCGTCTTTGGGCGGGGTTCGGGCCTTGGGAAAACGCCCTTTAATGGCGAGGATCACCCCACGGGTTTCATCCAAACTGAGCGTGGTTTGGGTTAAAATCATGATCCGGTCTGCCGGAGAAAACATCAAACGGCTGACGTCTTCCACCGATTCAACCAGTTGGATTTTTCCGGGAGCCTCCCCCAATGTGCCGTCCACTTCATCGTGGGAACGGTGGCCGATGAGAACCAATTGAAACCCTTCCCGCAAAAATCGGTGGACTTCCAGATGGACCTTGGTGACAAGGGGACACGTGGCATCAATCACGCGCAGTCCCCGTTCTTCCGCCCGTTCGCGCACCTCGGGAGACACCCCATGGGCGGAGAAAACCACCAAACTGCCTTCCGGCGCCTCATCCAAATGGTCAATAAAAATGACACCCCGGGTCTTAAAATCTTCCACCACGGCTCGGTTGTGAACTATTTCTTTGCGGACATAAACGGGCGCGGAAAAGCGTTCCAAAGCGATATTGACAATATCAACGGCACGCACAACCCCGGCACAAAAGCCACGGGGACGAGCCAGAAAAACTTTCACCGCGGCGTTCGGTTGACCAGACCAAAAAACCGGTCTTGGAATTCATCAAACAATTGGGTGCGGTTCAATAGGTCGGCCAGGGGTTTAATGAGCGCCGGATCGGCTTCAGCACGACGGAAAAATACCTCCACCTCCTGGCGTCGCCGTTCCTCGGAGGATTCAGGGTTAAAGAGGCCGCGCTCATCCAATTCGCGCATGTTAACGGAAAAACTTTGGGAGGTTTCTTCCAAAATAAATTTCATGAGGGAGAAACTCCACCCGCTTTCGGGTCCCACGATGACGGCCGCTCGGGCCACGTCCCGGGCGTCTAGGTCACGACGGATGGTCTTGGCCAATTCCCGCGCGTCGGTCCGGTGCGGTTCGGTGGCCGCCAGTTCGTTGCGGAAACTGTATTCCAGACCTCGGAAACTATCGGAAAAATTATCTTTAAAAAACCGTTCAAACGAGGAGGCATCGTCCCCAAAACCCTGGAACCGTTGGGAAAACATATCGGGGGTTAAAATTTGAGGTCGTTCAGCGATCACTTTACCCGTACGAAGGTTGGCAAGGGCGGGACGCGCAGAGACGGAGGAGATCAATTGATACTGAATCTCCGTCCGACCAAAGGTGGCCAGCCGGTGACGGGGAAACCGAAGCACCGTTGTTTGGCGCAGGGTTTCCCACAGATGATTGTAAGGACGACGGGGTGGAGCCATGGGGACCTCCCTGCCTTCAAGACTCCCCGAAGGGAAAGATGAGGGTGGAATGAAAATGAATTATTTTTTTGGTTCTTTTTTTGCCACGGGTTTTGCAACAGAATCCCCCGGTTTTCCATTGGGGGGAGGAACAACTTTCTCTTCGTCCTCAGGTTCAACCAGCTCGTTAAAATCAATAAAATCGTCCCCTTCCCCATAAAAAGACGCTTCGTCACCGGAGAGGGTCACGGGAGGCGCCTTCATGGAAGTATAGATGAACACAAAGAGACCGATAAACACAAGAGTTCCCAACACAAAAGCCACCATTTTTTCCAACCGGTTCATGATTTTCTCTTGCCCCCATCCTCGACGATATGAGTTGACCGTTCCACGCGATTATTTTAGCATACTTTCTATGTTTCGCGTTGTGCGCCAAATCCATTTTTGTTACGGACACCGGTTGATGGAGTACACCGGCAAATGCCGTCATCCCCATGGGCATAACGGCCGGGTGGAAGTTGAAATGACCGCCAAGAAACTGGATCGGCGTGGCATGGTGATGGATTTTGGTGAAATCAAAACCCATCTGCAGGCCTGGATCGATGACAACCTGGATCACCGGATGATTTTACGAAAGGACGATCGTTTGGTAAAAATTTTCAAGGAATTGGGCGAACCGTATTATCTCCTTTCCGATAACCCCACCGCGGAAAATATTGCCCGTGAAATCTTTCGGGCCGGCCGATCGAATGGCCTTCCCATCACGCGCGTGTCCCTCTGGGAGACCGAAAACAGTTTCGCCACGTATCAGCCCTAGAATTTCACGGGGCAGGCCGGTTACTCGTAACGCAGCGCTTCGATGGGGGAAAGGAGGGAAGCTTTTCTCGCGGGCCAAAACCCGAAGACGATTCCGACACTCACTGAGAAAACAAAAGCCAGGAGAACCGCGGGCAGTGAAACTGGGGCGGCCCATCCTGCGACGTTCGATAAAAAGAGGGAGACCCCGGTTCCCACGGCGATCCCCATCACACCCCCCAATGTTGAAAGAGTGGCCGATTCGATGAGGAATTGAAAGAGGATCGCCCGTCGCGGCGCCCCGACCGCTTTCCTCAATCCGATCTCCCGTGTTCGTTCAGTCACAGACACCAGCATGATGTTCATGATCCCGATCCCCCCCACCAAAAGCGATATGGCCGCAACAATTCCCAAAAGAAGGGTGAAGGTCTGGGTGGTCCCCGAAAGAGCCGCCTGAATGTCCGCCATATTCCGAATGTTAAAATCGTCCTCTTTAAAATCGGGGAGCCGGTGCGCTCGGCGCAGGAGGAGACGGGCGACTTCCATCACCTGAGGAATCGATTCCGGAGAATCGCATTCCAGGGCAATGTGGCTGTAATAGAGGGTCCCCACCACCCGTCGCATGGCGGTGGACAGGGGGATCAGAGCCACATCGTCTTGGTCTCGGAACGGGGAAGATCCTTTCATGGGAAGGATCCCAATCACCTTGAACTGAATGCGGTTCATCTTGATGAACTTGTCCACGGGATTTTCCGTTCCAAAGAGTGTGTTCACGGTGGTCTGTCCCAGCAAGGCCACTCGTGCTTGTTCCTTGTTTTCTGTATCGGTGAAGAATCGGCCGTAAAAGGGCGCGGCGTTCCGCATGGAAGCGTACAGGGGGGTCGCTCCGGTCACTTCAACGTTGGTATTCTTATCCCCATAGACCAATTGGGCGTTCCCGTTTACGTTTCCTTCCACGCGGAGCACATGGGGGATCCCCGCGAGAAGCTTAACGTCCCCTTCCGTTAGCCGGCTGACACTTCCGGCGGCCCCCCGCACCCCGCCCATGGAAGGCCTTTCCGGCCGGATCATGAGGAGGTTGGACCCCAGGCTGGCCAGGCGCGCTTCAATGGCTTTCTGCGCCCCCGTTCCGACAGCCAACATGGCGATCACCGCGGCCACCCCAATGAGAATGCCCAAAACCGAGAGCGCGCTTCGCGCCTTGTTGGTCCCTAGGGCGCGAAGCGCGGTGGCGGCATACTCCTTAATTTGAGCCAGGCTCAGGCGGCGTGTCGTTGGGGACGCCTCTTGGGATAAGGAAGGAAGAGAAGCGGATCGGGGCAATTGAGAAATGTTTTGTTCGTCCGAAACAATTTGCCCGTCTTTAATTTTAATGACACGCCGGGCGTGAGAAGCGATTTCCGCTTCATGGGTGACCAAAATAACGGTGAGGCCCGAACGGTGCAAACGGTCCAGTTTTTGAAGTATTTCTTCCGCCTGCTCCGAAGCCAGGTTCCCCGTGGGTTCGTCCGCAAAGAGAATTTTGGGGCGATTGGCGAGGGCTCGTGCGATCGCCACCCGTTGTTGTTGGCCTCCCGAGAGCTCGTTCGGTTTGTGCCCCATTCGGTCGGCAAGCCCCACCTCCGTGAGGAGTTCCCGGGCGCGTTCGAGCCGATGGGGGACTGTCGAATAAATCATGGGGAGCAAGACGTTGTCTTGGGCACTGGTGCGGGCCAAGAGATTAAACATCTGGAAAACGAATCCGATGGTTTGGGATCGGAGGGCGGCGCCCTCATCGTCCGAAAGGTTCGCCACGTCCCAACCGGCCAAACGGAACGAACCGGAGGTGGGGCGATCCAAAAGGCCCATGATTTGCATCAATGTGGTTTTCCCCGATCCGGAGGGGCCCATAATGGCGACGAACTCGCCCTCTTCAATCGTGAGGTTAATGCCCTTTAAAATAACAAGGTCTTCCTTGGCCCGCGCCAGGCGGTAGGAACGGGTTATGTTTTTGAGTTCGAGGATCGCCACGCTTAGCGTTTCGAGGGAGAGCTTGACGTTGCCCCATTGTCTTTGGGTTTCCTCTGGCTTCCAAAGGCAAGGGGACTGCTCTGGGGGCCCCGTTGGGGCACGTACCGACCCCGCGTCAAAAAGACTTGGTCCCCGGGGATCAACCCCGAAAGAACTTCAATTTTGTCTCCGCTCTCGATTCCTGTTTTGATGTCCCGGGGGATCGGTTTCCCCTCGGGGCCCTGCACCAAAACCTGAGGAGGACCAACCGCTGGAATCTGGACGGCACTGGCCGCCACAAGAATTGCGCTGGGGTTCCGACGCACGACAAATCGAACGTTCGCTGTCATTTGGGATCGAAAAAAGGAAGGGATCTCCGCAGGGAGGACTTTGACGCCGTAGGTGATCACATTGGATACGTTTTTCCCTTCATACAAAATGTCGGAAACTCTCCCCTCAACGGGGACGTCCGGATACGCATCGAGCGTGATGCGGGCCGGCATGCCGATGGTGACCCGACCAATATCGGATTCATCCACCTGCGCCAGGACAATCAGCGTATCGGACATGGCGAAGAGAACGCTACTCGAATCGACTGTTTGCCCAACCACCACGTTGCGTAAAATTACAGTACCCGAGAGAGGGGCCACAATGGGCGTGGCCTTGTAGTCGTCCTCCCATCGTTTGAAGACGTCGGTCCCCTGGGCCCGGGCCGCGTCCAGGATAGCGGCCCGATCGCTGGAACTCATCCAGGCCATGATCTTCCCTTTCGATAAAACACTCCCTTCATCGACGAGAAGGTTTTCGATCCGCCCCGCCATGGGGGGCTTGATTTCGATCCGGTTCAACGGAACGATGGCCCCAGTGGCGTCCACCGATTCCTCGATAGGCCCTTCTGTCACAAGGGTGGTGGACTGGGTTTGGGCCCTTGTCCCATCGGCTTTTGTTGATTTCCAATACCACGCCCCTGCCAATATTCCTGTGAAGAGAATCGTGGTGATCAACTTTTTTTTTGACATGGTTACTCCTCGAGA
The sequence above is a segment of the Elusimicrobiota bacterium genome. Coding sequences within it:
- a CDS encoding gamma-glutamyl-gamma-aminobutyrate hydrolase family protein (Members of this family of hydrolases with an active site Cys residue belong to MEROPS family C26.) → MTRRNNPLFPLIVFRHVPHEGVGTIATSLEKAEVPYRCIDTAQGNPSFPPLSSLPGLLVMGGPMGVYESNRYPFLKREVAYIRKAIEARKPVLGICLGAQLVAHALGAKVYPQKKKEIGWYRIHLTSEGKRDPLLRGSPPSPWVFHWHGDTFDLPPKAHRLASSSLCANQAFRFARHVYGLQYHLEVDAPMIREWLAVPGAKNDLKSVGPGTGQHIRKDLSHRIPGLHQIAEPFFDRWTRQLTRKPLSPTFKSAKLSF
- the ispH gene encoding 4-hydroxy-3-methylbut-2-enyl diphosphate reductase, producing MPRPVFWSGQPNAAVKVFLARPRGFCAGVVRAVDIVNIALERFSAPVYVRKEIVHNRAVVEDFKTRGVIFIDHLDEAPEGSLVVFSAHGVSPEVRERAEERGLRVIDATCPLVTKVHLEVHRFLREGFQLVLIGHRSHDEVDGTLGEAPGKIQLVESVEDVSRLMFSPADRIMILTQTTLSLDETRGVILAIKGRFPKARTPPKDDICYATQNRQDAVKDLLGRGIKLLLVVGSKNSSNSQRLVDVARQSGCDAHLIDGASEIDPSWISRVNSVGVTAGASAPEHLVQGVISFLQVRGGVVEEVLVRNEDTHFSLPKELTDPLPGARPGGPLLSREGRGHRMGEGTSV
- a CDS encoding 6-carboxytetrahydropterin synthase → MFRVVRQIHFCYGHRLMEYTGKCRHPHGHNGRVEVEMTAKKLDRRGMVMDFGEIKTHLQAWIDDNLDHRMILRKDDRLVKIFKELGEPYYLLSDNPTAENIAREIFRAGRSNGLPITRVSLWETENSFATYQP
- a CDS encoding ABC transporter permease, encoding MLELKNITRSYRLARAKEDLVILKGINLTIEEGEFVAIMGPSGSGKTTLMQIMGLLDRPTSGSFRLAGWDVANLSDDEGAALRSQTIGFVFQMFNLLARTSAQDNVLLPMIYSTVPHRLERARELLTEVGLADRMGHKPNELSGGQQQRVAIARALANRPKILFADEPTGNLASEQAEEILQKLDRLHRSGLTVILVTHEAEIASHARRVIKIKDGQIVSDEQNISQLPRSASLPSLSQEASPTTRRLSLAQIKEYAATALRALGTNKARSALSVLGILIGVAAVIAMLAVGTGAQKAIEARLASLGSNLLMIRPERPSMGGVRGAAGSVSRLTEGDVKLLAGIPHVLRVEGNVNGNAQLVYGDKNTNVEVTGATPLYASMRNAAPFYGRFFTDTENKEQARVALLGQTTVNTLFGTENPVDKFIKMNRIQFKVIGILPMKGSSPFRDQDDVALIPLSTAMRRVVGTLYYSHIALECDSPESIPQVMEVARLLLRRAHRLPDFKEDDFNIRNMADIQAALSGTTQTFTLLLGIVAAISLLVGGIGIMNIMLVSVTERTREIGLRKAVGAPRRAILFQFLIESATLSTLGGVMGIAVGTGVSLFLSNVAGWAAPVSLPAVLLAFVFSVSVGIVFGFWPARKASLLSPIEALRYE
- a CDS encoding efflux RND transporter periplasmic adaptor subunit, translating into MSKKKLITTILFTGILAGAWYWKSTKADGTRAQTQSTTLVTEGPIEESVDATGAIVPLNRIEIKPPMAGRIENLLVDEGSVLSKGKIMAWMSSSDRAAILDAARAQGTDVFKRWEDDYKATPIVAPLSGTVILRNVVVGQTVDSSSVLFAMSDTLIVLAQVDESDIGRVTIGMPARITLDAYPDVPVEGRVSDILYEGKNVSNVITYGVKVLPAEIPSFFRSQMTANVRFVVRRNPSAILVAASAVQIPAVGPPQVLVQGPEGKPIPRDIKTGIESGDKIEVLSGLIPGDQVFLTRGRYVPQRGPQSSPLAFGSQRKPKDNGATSSSPSKR